The following proteins are encoded in a genomic region of Penaeus chinensis breed Huanghai No. 1 chromosome 10, ASM1920278v2, whole genome shotgun sequence:
- the LOC125029709 gene encoding zinc transporter 9-like: MAEFLLKPSDLENLRKTKRRSPFENEPPITVYWRKDVEEKAVQVWGSIESLENEKVKREKEVKQYKENIFNVKRIMKEYRRDQRSIPEPLTPGGNGKDISGNVVWTAVAINGANLVMKLGAWAFTGSHSLFAEALHSLADVTNQLILAYGIHKSRQRADVVHPYGYTTMRYVSSLISGAMIFCVGAGLSFQHGISGLMTPSEVLPLYWAFYILGGSLITEGGTLLMAAHAIRKGAQQQQMSFTEYVLRSQDPSVNVVLLEDMAAVIGVSVAMACMGLTSVTGSHIPDAIGSCLIGGILAGVSGFIIYTNSAALVGKSIPQYRLEKINDELERDVLIRAIYDVKGIDMGTGLVRYKAEVDFDGRELTRGYLDKQDLDAIMKEIQAIKTVDEVEAFMLKHGENIVDSLGAEVDRIEKTLKKAHPEIRHCDLEIL, encoded by the exons ATGGCCGAGTTCCTCCTAAAGCCCTCAGACTTGGAGAATCTTCGCAAAACCAAGAGAAGATCACCCTTTGAAAATGAGCCGCCCATAACTGTCTATTGGAGGAAGGATGTTGAGGAAAA AGCAGTGCAGGTGTGGGGAAGCATAGAATCCTTAGAGAatgaaaaagtgaagagagagaaggaagtaaagcAGTATAAAGAGA ACATCTTCAACGTGAAGAGGATCATGAAGGAATACCGGCGCGACCAGAGGAGCATCCCCGAACCCCTGACGCCTGGGGGCAACGGCAAGGATATTTCGGGCAATGTGGTGTGGACAGCAGTTGCCAT CAATGGAGCCAACCTTGTGATGAAGCTGGGTGCCTGGGCCTTCACAGGGTCCCACAGTCTCTTTGCCGAAGCCTTGCACTCCCTGGCTGACGTCACTAACCAGTTGATTCTTGCTTATGGCATTCACAAGTCCAGGCAG CGGGCTGACGTGGTACATCCCTACGGCTACACAACCATGCGGTATGTGTCTTCATTGATCTCTGGTGCGATGATCTTCTGTGTTGGGGCCGGCCTCTCCTTCCAGCATGGCATATCTGGACTCATGACACCCTCTGAG GTGTTGCCCCTTTATTGGGCTTTCTACATCCTCGGAGGCTCTCTTATTACGGAAGGAGGAACACTTCTCATGGCCGCTCATGCCATCAGGAAAGGGGCTCAGCAACAGCAGATGTCCTTCACTGAGTATG TCCTACGCAGCCAAGACCCAAGTGTAAACGTGGTCCTTTTGGAGGACATGGCGGCAGTAATTGGGGTCAGCGTAGCGATGGCATGCATGGGCCTCACTTCAGTCACTGGCTCACACATCCCTGATGCCATTGGGTCGTGCCTCATTGGGGGCATCTTGGCCGGGGTTTCGGGATTCATAATCTACACCAACTCAGCTGCGTTGGTTGGGAA ATCCATCCCCCAGTACCGGCTGGAGAAGATCAACGATGAGCTGGAGCGGGATGTGCTGATCCGTGCCATCTACGACGTCAAGGGCATTGACATGGGGACGGGGTTGGTGCGCTACAAAGCTGAGGTAGACTTTGACGGCAGGGAACTCACACGTGGCTACCTCGATAAGCAAGATTTAGATGCAATCATGAAG GAAATACAGGCCATAAAGACGGTCGACGAGGTGGAAGCCTTCATGTTAAAGCATGGCGAGAACATTGTGGACAGTCTGGGAGCGGAAGTTGATAGAATAGAGAAAACACTGAAG AAAGCTCATCCTGAGATTCGTCACTGTGATTTAGAAATCCTGTAA